The following coding sequences are from one Cinclus cinclus unplaced genomic scaffold, bCinCin1.1 SCAFFOLD_139, whole genome shotgun sequence window:
- the LOC134057635 gene encoding atherin-like: protein MSWPYPASCQLSSGAQHGLTLPIAPTEALGKSDADAENPPSTPRVFCPQDVRRTCMIGTVVTLFTVPLAMVLCYVGFRWWKGRKHRPAAAPAPWPRRRHSPSPPGSPRTVRFDSSQTWPQRQQSPRKAEHQPSVPPPRPPSPAMKRKPPEIPPPPPLPSRPPWSS, encoded by the exons ATGTCCTGGCCGTATCCAgcgagctgccagctcagcagtggagcacagcacgGGCTCACGCtccccattgctcccacagaAGCACTTGGCAAGTCAGATGCAGATGCTGAGAATCCACCGAGCACCCCAAGAGTTTTCTGCCCCCAGGATGTGCGCAGGACCTGCATGATAGGCACAGTAGTGACACTGTTCACTGTGCCACTTGCCATGGTCCTGTGCTATGTCGGGTTCCGGtggtggaagggaagaaaaca tcgccctgctgcagctccagcaccctggCCAAGAAGGCGCCACTCTCCGTCGCCCCCAGGGAGCCCAAGGACCGTCCGGTTTGACAGCTCTCAGACATGGCCTCAGCGGCAGCAGTCACCCAGGAAGGCAGAACACCAGCCCTCCGTGCCTCCCCCACGGCCCCCCAGCCCAGCTATGAAGCGGAAGCCCCCCGAGATCCCCCCACCTCCACCCCTGCCGAGCCGGCCGCCCTGGTCCAGCTAG